In Holophagales bacterium, one DNA window encodes the following:
- a CDS encoding HAD-IA family hydrolase, giving the protein MNATRGIEAIVFDLDGTLVDSRGDLAAAVDAVRAGLGLPPLAPGAIESMVGEGARLLVERALGGERRKSVLDPAIDEFFRHYDRLCLATTRPYPGVEPALATLAAQCPLAVLTNKPERFAVRIVEALGLGRYVATVVGGDSLAVRKPDPATLRHVASSLGVEVHRILMVGDSRIDAEAAAQAGSLFVHVRWGYGRNQAAEEVGALGGLDDPERMAEQLTGLLAERRVASAGAI; this is encoded by the coding sequence GTGAACGCGACGCGGGGCATCGAAGCGATCGTCTTCGACCTCGACGGTACCCTCGTCGATTCGCGCGGCGATCTCGCCGCCGCAGTGGACGCGGTGCGCGCCGGCCTGGGCCTGCCCCCTCTCGCGCCCGGGGCGATCGAATCGATGGTCGGGGAGGGGGCGCGCCTCCTCGTCGAGCGGGCGCTGGGCGGCGAGCGCCGCAAGTCGGTCCTCGACCCGGCGATCGACGAGTTCTTCCGGCACTACGACCGGCTCTGCCTCGCGACGACGCGGCCCTACCCGGGGGTGGAGCCGGCGCTGGCGACCCTGGCGGCTCAGTGTCCGCTCGCCGTGTTGACCAACAAGCCGGAGCGATTCGCCGTGCGGATCGTCGAGGCGCTCGGCTTGGGGCGGTACGTTGCGACCGTGGTCGGTGGCGATTCGCTGGCGGTGCGCAAGCCCGACCCGGCGACGCTGCGCCATGTCGCGAGCTCGTTGGGGGTGGAGGTGCACCGGATCTTGATGGTCGGTGACAGCCGGATCGACGCCGAGGCCGCGGCGCAGGCCGGGTCGCTTTTCGTTCACGTTCGTTGGGGATACGGGCGCAACCAGGCTGCGGAGGAGGTCGGGGCGCTCGGCGGTCTCGACGACCCGGAGCGGATGGCGGAGCAGTTGACCGGCCTGCTCGCCGAACGGCGAGTGGCCAGCGCCGGAGCCATCTAG